The genomic stretch AGGGCGTTGGTGGTCACGGCGGCAACGGTTCTGGTGGTCTTAAGCGGATTGCTGGCGACCCGGATGGGAAGCGAGTTCATCCCAAGTCTCGATGAAGGGGACATCGCCATGCACGCGCTGCGAATTCCGGGAACCAGCCTCTCCCAGGCGATTGAAATGCAGCACCTCCTGGAAATCCGAATCAAAGAATTCCCGGAGGTGGAGACCGTCTTTGCCAAGCTCGGAACAGCGGAGATCGCCACCGACCCGATGCCCCCCAGTGTGGCCGACAATTTTATCATGCTCAAACCACGATCCCAATGGCCCGATCCGAAAAGGCCCAAGGCCGATCTGGTTCATGAGATCGAAGAAGCGGTCAAGAAAATCCCGGGCAACAACTATGAGTTCACGCAGCCGATCCAGATGCGCTTCAACGAACTGATCGCCGGCGTACGGAGCGACGTGGCGGTCAAGGTCTTCGGAGACGATATGGACGTTCTTTTTGAAACCGGCGAAGAGATCGCCGAAGTTCTGGAAAAGGTCCCCGGCGCCTCGGACGTGAAGGTCGAGCAGGTCACCGGTCTTCCGGTCCTGACCATTCAAATGAACCGGAAAGAGATGGCCCGATATGGGCTGAATCTCTCCGATGTTCAGGAGGCGATCGAGATCGCCGTTGGCGGAAAGAGCGCGGGCCAGATCTTTGAGGGAGACCGGCGGTTTGAATTGATTGTTCGCCTGCCGGAGGAGACGCGGAGCAACCTTGAGGCGATGAAGCGTCTTCCGATTCCTCTTCCCCGGACAGAACCGGATACCCGAGCCGTCCGGGCCGAGTCGCGGCCGAGCTATCTTCCTCTCGGCGCCGTCGCCGAATTCAATATCGCCCCCGGACCCAATCAGATCAGTCGGGAAAACGGCAAGCGGCGTGTGGTGGTGACGGCCAACGTCCGGGGGCGCGACATCGGATCGTTCGTGCAGGAGGCGGAGGCGATGATCAAGGAACGGGTCAAAATTCCGGCGGGTTACTGGACGACCTGGGGCGGGCAGTTCGAGCAGCTGATCTCGGCCACAAATCGGCTGAAGATCGTTGTTCCGGTCTCGCTGCTCCTGGTTTTTCTCCTCCTCTTTGTGACCTTCGGGAATGTCAAAGACTCCCTCCTGGTCTTCACCGGCGTGCCGCTGGCGCTGACCGGCGGGATCGCGGGGATCTGGCTCAGAGGGATCCCGCTGTCGATCTCGGCGGGGGTGGGGTTTATCGCCCTCTCCGGCGTGGCCGTGCTCAATGGGCTGGTGATGATTACCTTCATCAATAAGCTTCGCGAAGAAGGCCAAGCTTTGGACGAAGCGATCTTTCACGGCGCGATCACGCGGCTGCGGCCGGTGCTCATGACGGCTCTGGTTGCGTCGCTTGGGTTCCTTCCGATGGCCCTGGCGGTCGGACGGGGGGCGGAGGTCCAGCGCCCGCTGGCGACCGTTGTCATCGGCGGCATTCTCTCCTCCACGGCGCTGACGCTCCTGGTGCTGCCGGTACTCTATCGCATTTTCCACGCAAAAGAGAATATAAACGAAGAAGCGGAGGGAGCGGAAGAAGAAAAAAGGACCGATGCGGTCGAACTGCCGGAGCGGGCATGAAGAATGCGCCCCGCCCCCCATACAACCCTCAACACGGAGGCAACCCTTTATGAACGAAGGACAACACGTCAGGGTGAAGGTGCGGACTGTGCATGCCGTCTATTCGGGAGATCTGTTCGTCCCGGAAAAACGGAAACGTTTCTCGGATGTCATCAACGATCCCGGCGCGGTGTTTATCAATCTGACCGACGTCCGGATGAACGACGGCCCGGAGAAGATCGAGCATCTCTCCTTGAATAAATACCTCATCGAATCGATCAGAAATGTTTAAGACCGGTTCAGAGTAACCCCGTTGCAGGGTTGATCACTTCTACCCCAAACAGAGAAAAGGAGGAGATAAAATGGAAACACTGCTTCCCGGGATGGCCGCGCTTCGAAATAACATCCATCCCTTGCTGATCCACTTTCCGATCGCCTTCTTTCTGGGTGCGCTTGTGATGGAGGGAATGGCGGTCCTGCATGATGAAAAATTTCATTTCGCCGCGACCTGGATGCTCTACTTAGGAACCCTTTCGGCGCTGGTCGCCCTTCCGACCGGATTCATCGCCGCCAACATTGTTGCGGCGACCGACCCGCGCGGCCACGACGCTCCCGGACATGATTTCATCCACATTCACCGGAACTGGATGATCGCTTCCACCGCCGTAGGAATCCTTCTCACGGGGTACCTTTTCTGGATCAACCAGAAAAAGAATTGGGCCTCCCATCGCTGGAGGCTCCTGCTGGGGCTGGCGGTCTTGTCGACGCTGGTTGCCCTGGGGGCCGACCGGGGCGGCCGATTGGTCTTCGAATTCGGCACGGGGATAAATCCTGCAGTTCTCAAAACGGCTGCAGAAGGGGCCGACCATGGAGACGACAATGGGAACCACCACTGAGGTTAGTATCGGCGAACGCCCGGAATACCGGAAACGGCTCCTCTCTGTTTTTATCCTGACCCTCGGCTACCTGATTGTAGAAGTGATCGGGGGGCTTCTCACCCGGAGCTTGGCCCTTCTGGCCGACGCAGGGCATATGCTGACCGATATAGGAGGGTTGGGGATCGCTCTCTTTGCCATGTGGTTTGCCGAACGGCCGCCGACATTGCAGAAAAGCTACGGCTATTACCGGGTCGAGATCTTGGCCGCGTTGGTCAATGCCGTCATCTTCATCTTCGTTTCATTTTATATCCTCTATGAGGCCTATCGACGTTTCATCGAGCCTCCTAAGGTTTTGGCCGGTCCGATGATGGCCGTCGCGACAGTCGGCTTGGCGGTCAATCTCATCGGCATGCGGCTGCTGCACGCCGGCTCCAAAGAGAGCCTGAATCTGAAAGGGGCCTACTTGGAGGTCTTAAGCGACATGCTCAGCTCCATCGGCGTGATTATTGCCGCATTCGTGATGCTCACCACCGGCTGGTACCTGGCCGATCCGATCATCAGCGTCGGGATCGGTCTCTTCATCCTCCCCCGTACCTGGAGCCTGCTCAAACAGGCGGTCAATATTCTCATGGAGGCGGCTCCTGAACATATCGATTTAGGAGAAGTTGGAAAGGCGATGGCCTCCGTTGAAGGAGTCTACGAGGTGCACGACCTGCACGTTTGGACGTTGACCTCCGGCAAACATGCTTTGAGC from Candidatus Manganitrophus noduliformans encodes the following:
- a CDS encoding efflux RND transporter permease subunit, with amino-acid sequence MLEQILKFSIRQRWMVLMATVAIAALGVYNYRRLPIDAVPDITNVQVQVNTEAPGFSPLEAEQRITFPVETVMAGLPHLKEARSLSRYGLSQVTVIFEDGTDIYFARQLVNERIQEAKGKLPPGIEPTMGPIATGLGEIFMWTVEAEEGAKKPDGSAYTPTDLRTIQDWVIKPQLRNVKGVTEVNTIGGYEKQFHVTPYPEKLISYGLTFQNVLEALEKNNANIGAGYIEHRGEQYLIRAPGQAADLEEIRQIVIGNHQGVPVHIKDVAEVLNGKELRTGAATENGKEVVLGTVFMLMGENSRTVSQKVADKLVETNRTLPEGVVAKTVYDRTTLVDATIETVKKNLEEGALLVIAILFLFLGNIKAAIITALVIPLSMLFTITGMVGNKVSANLMSLGALDFGLIVDGAVIIVENCIRRLAEEQHRLGRLLTRAERFEIVFDASKEVRKATMFGELIIMIVYLPILTLSGVEGKMFIPMAFTVIAALLGAMILSVTFIPAAVALLLSGRISEKENFLVRWAKKVYTPLLNLSLANRALVVTAATVLVVLSGLLATRMGSEFIPSLDEGDIAMHALRIPGTSLSQAIEMQHLLEIRIKEFPEVETVFAKLGTAEIATDPMPPSVADNFIMLKPRSQWPDPKRPKADLVHEIEEAVKKIPGNNYEFTQPIQMRFNELIAGVRSDVAVKVFGDDMDVLFETGEEIAEVLEKVPGASDVKVEQVTGLPVLTIQMNRKEMARYGLNLSDVQEAIEIAVGGKSAGQIFEGDRRFELIVRLPEETRSNLEAMKRLPIPLPRTEPDTRAVRAESRPSYLPLGAVAEFNIAPGPNQISRENGKRRVVVTANVRGRDIGSFVQEAEAMIKERVKIPAGYWTTWGGQFEQLISATNRLKIVVPVSLLLVFLLLFVTFGNVKDSLLVFTGVPLALTGGIAGIWLRGIPLSISAGVGFIALSGVAVLNGLVMITFINKLREEGQALDEAIFHGAITRLRPVLMTALVASLGFLPMALAVGRGAEVQRPLATVVIGGILSSTALTLLVLPVLYRIFHAKENINEEAEGAEEEKRTDAVELPERA
- a CDS encoding DUF2231 domain-containing protein yields the protein METLLPGMAALRNNIHPLLIHFPIAFFLGALVMEGMAVLHDEKFHFAATWMLYLGTLSALVALPTGFIAANIVAATDPRGHDAPGHDFIHIHRNWMIASTAVGILLTGYLFWINQKKNWASHRWRLLLGLAVLSTLVALGADRGGRLVFEFGTGINPAVLKTAAEGADHGDDNGNHH
- a CDS encoding cation diffusion facilitator family transporter — encoded protein: METTMGTTTEVSIGERPEYRKRLLSVFILTLGYLIVEVIGGLLTRSLALLADAGHMLTDIGGLGIALFAMWFAERPPTLQKSYGYYRVEILAALVNAVIFIFVSFYILYEAYRRFIEPPKVLAGPMMAVATVGLAVNLIGMRLLHAGSKESLNLKGAYLEVLSDMLSSIGVIIAAFVMLTTGWYLADPIISVGIGLFILPRTWSLLKQAVNILMEAAPEHIDLGEVGKAMASVEGVYEVHDLHVWTLTSGKHALSAHVTISKLQDWPSIQKALESLLADRFQISHTTLQGRCDSRASD